From the genome of Mycoplasmopsis bovis PG45:
CAATTGCTAAATGTTGCTAATGTTGCTAAAAGATATCAAGTAAACAGTAGCTAGTCAAGTTAACAAAATTTATACAAATAATAGGTAGTAGTCAAAGTAAATTCTAGTGGCTATATAAAGCTATACAAGGCTATAAGTTTGCTAAGAGAATCAAGTAAACAGTATCTAATTAAGTTAACAAAATTTATACAAATAATAGGTAGTAGTCAAAGTAAGTTCTAGTGGCTATATCAATATGATTGAAAATAATTAAAGTTTTGAATGAGCAATTTTAAATTAAATATTTAGCATAGCTTGTTTATGTTTGTTATTAAATTAAGTAGACAAAAACTAATTACATTCTAATTACTTTATAATTACTTTCTAATTACTTGGTAATTAGTAACTGATTAAATTGTAATTACTTTTAATGTGCTTTATTTAGCCAAATTATCAATAATTTTTTTGCCAATTTAGGGAATTTTTACATTTAATGCAGTTTTAAATACATTAATAAATGTTCTTTATGTGCTTAAAATAAGACATTAAATAAGCATATTTACAACAACTCTAGATAGTAATTAATCTCTATATTATTTGTTAATTAACAAGATTATGTTTAGTTGTAATAGTTTATTAATATATAAATGAATTTAATTTTAAAATGCATATATTTCTTTTGTGTATTTTATTAAAGAAAGGGTAGTTTTACCTTATTTTTTATGTGTGTTATTAAATTTTAGTTCACAAAATATAACAAAAACTAATTACATTCTAATTACTTTATAATTAGTTTATAATTATATTGTAATTACTTTCTAATTACAAATTAAACATATAGCAATAAGGAGATTAATGACTTTTTTTACTTTCCATTCCAATAAGGGGGGAGTTGGAAAGACAACAATTACACTTAACATTGCTGACGCTTTAGCAAAGCAAAATAAAAAAGTTTTAATATTTGACTTTGATAGCCAAGGCTCATTATCCAATGTGCTTAAAAGTAATGCAAACTACAATGAAGATGATTCTGGTAAGTGATTAAAAAGAACATCATCAGAACAAGACTTAGAAAATACTATTCAGCAGTCTAAAATTAACAATATATATTATGTACATACTAATTCTTTATTAAATAATGTAAGAAATTCACTACTTAATACAACATTGAGAGAATTAGTCTTAAGTTCAAACTTAAAGCTAATGAGTAATTACTTAATTAAATTAGGAATTGATTATGTATTCTTTGATCTAAACCCAATTTTTGACGATATAGCAAAAAATGTTTATATTGCTTCAAAAACAGGGATTATCCAAGTTGTTGAACCACATATTTTTAGTTTGCAAGGACTTAATGTTATGCTTTCAGAGTGAAAGAATAATACAAGAGAGCTTGGTCTCAATGATAATATTCAAGGCATTATCTTAAATAGAATTAAATCAAATAAGTTATCTAAAGACTTTTTCTATTTCTTACATGAAGAATATGGAGACAGAACACTAAAAACTTTTGTTCCAGATAACATAGGTATGGCTACAAGCACAATTAGTTTAGCTTTTTCAACCGATATAGCAACACTTAACAAGTGAAAAAGACCTAAATGAGTTTTAGAGAGTGAATATAAAGACTATATTAAGGATGGCAATCCAATAGAAAACTTAATTACTGAATTACAAAGTAGAAACATTCTATAATT
Proteins encoded in this window:
- a CDS encoding ParA family protein, coding for MTFFTFHSNKGGVGKTTITLNIADALAKQNKKVLIFDFDSQGSLSNVLKSNANYNEDDSGKWLKRTSSEQDLENTIQQSKINNIYYVHTNSLLNNVRNSLLNTTLRELVLSSNLKLMSNYLIKLGIDYVFFDLNPIFDDIAKNVYIASKTGIIQVVEPHIFSLQGLNVMLSEWKNNTRELGLNDNIQGIILNRIKSNKLSKDFFYFLHEEYGDRTLKTFVPDNIGMATSTISLAFSTDIATLNKWKRPKWVLESEYKDYIKDGNPIENLITELQSRNIL